One window of Clarias gariepinus isolate MV-2021 ecotype Netherlands chromosome 21, CGAR_prim_01v2, whole genome shotgun sequence genomic DNA carries:
- the LOC128509254 gene encoding golgin subfamily A member 6-like protein 22: MMEKLLNMEQTIKLQQMMEKLLNMKTKLQQKMEELQEEKTKLQQKMEELQEEEKIILLQQMMEELLNMITELQKQYEEIQKAKTKLQQSDEELQKAITELQKQYEEIQKAKTKLQQSDEELQKAKTKVQQNMEELQKMMTELQQKMEELQKEDQTIKLQQEKEELLKNFTELQQNNEKYQKENTKLQQQYEELQKKKTKLQQQYEGLQNEVTLLNLQ, from the exons ATGATGGAGAAACTCCTCAATATG gaACAGACCATCAAACTGCAGCAGATGATGGAGAAACTCCTCAATATG aaaaCCAAGCTGCAGCAGAAGATGGAGGAGCTCCAGGAGGAG AAAACTAAGCTGCAGCAAAAGATGGAGGAGCTTCAGGAGGAG gaAAAGATCATCTTACTGCAGCAGATGATGGAGGAGCTCCTGAACATG ATAACCGAGCTGCAGAAGCAGTATGAGGAGATCCAGAAGGCG aaaacaaaGCTGCAGCAGTCTGATGAGGAGCTCCAAAAGGCg ATAACCGAGCTGCAGAAGCAGTATGAGGAGATCCAGAAGGCG aaaacaaaGCTGCAGCAGTCTGATGAGGAGCTCCAAAAGGCg aaaaCCAAGGTGCAGCAGAACATGGAGGAGCTCCAGAAGATG atgACCGAGCTGCAGCAGAAGATGGAGGAGCTCCAGAAGGAg gaCCAGACCATCAAACTGCAGCAAGAGAAAGAAGAGCTCCTGAAGAAT TTTACCGAGCTGCAGCAGAATAATGAGAAGTACCAGAAGGAg aaCACCAAGCTGCAGCAGCAGTATGAGGAACTCCAGAAGAAg aaaaCCAAGCTGCAGCAGCAGTATGAGGGACTCCAGAACGAggtaactttacttaatttacaataa